The nucleotide window AGCGCGTCGGCCAGCGAGCAGAGCATCCCCTCGAACGCCGCCCGCGCCAGGTGCTCCGGCTTCATCGACTCACGGCGCAGCCCGCACAGGGTGCCCGCGGTGTGCGGCAGCTGCGGCGTGCGCTCGCCCTCCAGATACGGCAGGAGTACGAGCCCGGAGGCGCCCGGCGTCGACTTCAGCGCCAGTTCGGACAGCTCTTCGAGCCCCTCGACCCCCAGCATCTCGGCGGTGCCGCGCAGGGCACGCACGGCGTTGGAGGTGTGGACGACCGGCAGGTGCATCCCGGTGGCGTCGGCGAACGAGGTGATCATCCCGGTCGGATCGGCCAGTGCCTCGTGGTGCACGGCCATCACGGAACCGGAGGCCCCCAGCGACACCACGGCGTCGCCGACGCAGACCCCGAGTCCGAAGGCGGCGGCCATCGTCTCGCCCGTACCCGCGGAGATCAGCAGCCCCTCGGGCGTGGTTCCGGCGGACTCGGAGGGGCCGAGCACCTCGGGCAGCGAGGCCTGGCGGCCGAGCGCGAGCTCGACGAGATCGGGACGGTAGGAGCCGGAACCCGCGGACCAGTACCCCGTACCGGAGGCGGCGCCCCGGTCGGTGGTGCGCCGGGCGGGCCGGCCGAGCAGCTGCCACACCAGCCAGTCGTGCGGCTGCATGACGGCGGCGACGCGCTGGGCGTTCTCCGGCTCGGTCCGCGCCAGCCAGCGCAGCTTCGCCACCGGCTGCGCGGCCTGCGGCACGGCACCGACCGCCTCGGCCCACGGCTGACGCCCGCCGAGGCCGTCGATCAGATCGGCGGCGGAGACCTGCGCCCGCCGGTCGTTGCCGAGCAGCGCGGGGCGTACGAGATTGCCCTGGTGGTCCAGGGGGAGGAGGCCGTGCTGCTGGGCGGAGACCCCGATGGCCTGCACGCCTTCGAGCAGCCCGCCGGAGGCCGCCTCGCCGAGCGAGAGCAGCCATACCTGCGGATCGACCTCGGTGGCCTTCGCCTCGACGGGGTGTGCGGCGTATCCCTGCCGCAGCACCGCGCCCGTGTCCGTGTCACAGACGACGATGTGAGTGAAGGCGGAAGAACTGTCCAAGCCGGCGACTATGCCCATACACAGGATTCTGCCGCACCGGCGGAGGTTTCCCGCACCGGACGTCCTCGGACGCCCGGCGCGGGCACCGTCGGTCGCCCTAGGTGTTGGTCGTACCCCAGTCGTCGCCGCCGTTGTGCGCGCTGCGGTCCCGCAGCGAGCGCATCCGGTCGGCCACCGAAGCGGGGACCCGGTCGCCGACGGTGTCGCCGACCTTTTCGCTCACCGAGTGATACGCCTTGCCGGCGAACTCCCGGCCGCCCTGGGCTGCCGACTCCGCGGCGTTCCGGACGGCGGGATTCCGGGCAAGCTGCTGCGCGGACCTCTTCAGTTGCTCGTACCGCTCGCGCCCGGCCCGCGTGCCGAGCACGTAACCGAGGGCCAGTCCGGCGATGAATGTGAGCCGGTACCGCATGGCTGCCACCCTTCCTTCACTCCGTGCGACGTGTGCTTGCCCGCCTACCCGTGGGCACCGAGATCACCCCGGGCGCAACCGATTGGCGGAGCACCCCCCTGCTTGCGCTAATGTATGTGTCGCAGCGAACGCGCGCCGCCCGGCAGCCGCCAGGCAGGTACGATTTCGAGGCAACGCCACAATCCCCTGTAGCTCAATTGGCAGAGCAGCCGGCTGTTAACCGGCAGGTTACTGGTTCGAGTCCAGTCGGGGGAGCGCGATCCTCTGTAGCTCAATTGGCAGAGCAGCCGGCTGTTAACCGGCAGGTTACTGGTTCGAGTCCAGTCGGAGGAGCAAACAGGAAGAGGACCCCTCGGGGTCCTTTTTCATGTGCCCGGCCCGTCCGCCCGCACCTCTCCGCAGACTCCGGCGGTGACTCATTCGTGGGTACTTCGCGGCGGCCGGAACCGGGCAGGCGGCAGCGCGGTCCTCATGGTCATGCGAAGCGGGGCATCCGAAGCGAGAGATCGTATGACCGGCTATGCTGCGGCAGACGGCGCGCACACGTGTACGCGCCACGCCGAAACGGGGCGGTAGCTCAGCCGGTTAGAGCAGCGGACTCATAATCCGTCGGCCGTGGGTTCGAGTCCCACCCGCCCCACCTAGGAAAAACGTTCTGACCTGCGGAAACGTGGTTCGGGCGGCGGAGGGCACCTCGAATCGGTGTGGCGAACGTGCGCCGTCCCGTGTCCCCCGTGATTCCACAGAGGGCCTTGACCTGGGGTTTTTTAGCCGGTTCCTCGGTGGGGTGGGTGGTGGGGCGTCCCACTCACCCTTCCTTTGAGGGCTGGGGGCGGACTGTCGCCCTGCGCCTCGTGACGTTGCTCCGAAGTGCACCGGTTCCGCGTCGGCCGCTGTCGCGGGGGAGTGACTGCAAGTAGTGCCCCGGCGGAAGATTTCAAGTCCAGTGAGACGGTCGTATCGCTATGGGGTTTGTGGTGCGGGTTCGCGGCGCTTGGCCGGGTCGTTGATCCAGGCCGTTTGGGGTATCTGGGGTGGTCGGGGGCGGCGGCCGAAGCGTTCGGGGTGGCGGGCGTATGCCTCGGCGAGGGTGACCGCGCGCTGGTCGCGGACTTCCTCGGCGGTCCCGAAGTGGACGGATGCGGGGGTGTGCCAGCCGATGCCGGAATGCCGGTGCTCGTGGTTGTAGTACGCGATGAAGGCGTCGAACCACTCGCGGGCGTGGGTCAGCGAGTCGAACCGTTCGGGGTAGTCGGACATGTACTTCGTGGTCTTGAAGTGGGCCTCGCTGTAAGGATTGTCGTTGGAGACCTTCGGCCGCGAGTGCGACCGCGTCACCCCCAGGTCGATCAGCAGCTGGGAGACCTTCTTGCTGGTCATCGAGGTGCCGCGGTCCGCGTGCACCGTCTCGGGCACGATGCCGTTGCGGGTGATGGTCTCGCGGATCAGTTCCTCGGCCCGTGTCGCTGATTCGGCCGCTTCGACGGTGTGGCCGACGATGTACCGGCTGAAGATGTCGATGATCACGTAGGCGTGATACCAGACGCCCTTGACCGGTCCGGCCGCCTTGGTGATGTCCCAGGTGAACACCTGCGAGGGCCCGGTGGCGACCAGCTCGGGCACCGTCCTGGCGGGATGGGTGGCCTGCCGTCGGCGCTCGCCGCTCTGCCCCTGTTCGCGCAGGATCCGGTACATCGTCGAGACCGAGCAGTGATAGCGCCCCGCGTCCAGCTCGCGGGCCCAGATCTGCGCGGGCGCAAGCTCGGCGTACTCCTCGCCGTTCATCAACTCCAGCACCACGGCACGCTCTTCGTCCGACAGGGCCGACGGCTGCACCTGCGGGGCACGTTCTTCGCGTGGTGGCGGGGGCCGGAGCCGGCGGTAATGGGTGGCCCTGGACCGACCGGTCAGCCGACAGGCGGCCGTGATGCCCAGCTGGGCCTCGACGCCGGTGAACGCCTCGTCCACGACAGGGCCGGCGGCAGGATTCAGTCCGCGCTCTCGGAGATCATTTCCAAGAGCGCGGAAGCTTTTCCCATGACTTCCAGTGCGGCCTTGTTCCGGGCCAGTTCCTTCTCCAGCCGTTCCACCTGGCGGCGCAGTTTCTCGTTCTCCGTCTCGGCGGCCGGCTTCTTCGGCCTCGCCGGGCTGGTGCGCTTGTCGACCAGCTTTTCCAGGGCCCCGGCATCCCGCGCGGCCCGCCACTCGGTGACGTGCGAGTGGTACAGGCGCTCGCGGCGCAGGACCGCGCCCTTCTCGTTCTTGGGCGCGGCGTCGTACTCGGCGACGATCCGCAGCTTGTACTCCGGACTGAACGAACGGCGCTTCGGCCTGGGGGCCGGGTCGGATCCCGTGGGATTGGTACTGGTCATGAGGGGATAGTTCTCCTGTCAGTGCCCTCTCAGGCTAACCCGCCGAAGCGAGACGTCTCACCCAAGGCTGACAGAGAGGGCGGTGGCCTGCCCAGGAACAGGACGGCGAGCCTGCTTTTCACAGTGCTTCCAACGACTGCGGCTGTTGGCCGTACGCGTGCGCGTACGGCCAACAGCCGGCCCAGCAGTGCTCAGGGATTGGCGACCGACGGATTCACGGCGTCGAACACCATGACCCCAGCCTTGGGATCAAGGAAGAACGTCGCTTCGAACGCTCCTCCCGTCACCTGGGCGGTGAATCCCCCACTCACCTCCCAGGCCACTCCCTTGGGCACCCTGGGGGAGATCCCCTCCAGCGTGGCCGGGGCTTCCTCGGCCGGTACCCAGTCGTGCTCCTGCTGGAGCCGTTCGGTATCGGCCTTCGCCAGCTGAGCCACGCCCGAGACACGGAAGTCCGTGGGGCCCGCCATCTCCGACGGCCTCCCGAACTCTCTCGTGACCCATTCGACGGCGGTGATGTCCCCGAACTCCGGGAACCGCTCGAGAACCGGATCCTTGTCCCGCTCGATCGTCTGCTCTGGCTCCGCCGTCTCCGGCGAGCGGGCCGAAGACCCCGCGGGACTCCGGACACTCGCGGTGTCGGCCTCACCGCTGCCGCAGCCGGTGATCAGTGTCAGTGCCGCGACCAGCATGACTCCCCTGCGCGTCCGACGGACGTCACCGCGGGCCATTGGTCACCACCGTGCTGCTTCCCACGTCTCCCCTGTTCCATGTGACGACTCGGGTGAGCGATCCGCTCACCATGAACGGTTTCGCCCAGCCGAGCGTAGCGAAACGGCCGTTCTCGGCGTCCGACGCACCCGATGCCTTGTCCGTCATGCCCTGGTTGAAGTCGTAGCGGTCCATGGCGTGGACCGTGACCGTCATCGTAAACTTGTCACCCTGTGACGTGACTTCGGCGCTGCCCCAGATCTTGTGATCACCCAGGGTCTTGTCCCAGTTCTCGGTCTTCGTGTACAGACCGGAGCCCGTCATGCTCCGCGCCCCGCCCGTCATGTCGAAGGTGGACTTCCCGGTCTTCCCACTGAGGATTTCCGCGGCGTTCTGTGCCCGGGAGATCTCGCTGTCGACGAAGGCTCCGATGGCCTCGTCCTCGTGGTACCCCTCGTTGTAGTTCACCTCGAAGTCCGCCCCGGTGTTCTCCCTGTAGCGGGCGTAGGCGGGCACGGCGTCGTCGAGGGCGCCGTCACCGTAGAAGCCGAGCGAGGCGAGCAGGCCGCCACCGATCATCTGGGCCTTCCACTTGTTCCAGCTCACATAGTCGCCCGCGGTCGGCTTGGAGTTGGGGTCGTAGGGGAAATCGTCGTCGTACGTGACCTTGGGCTCACTGGGCGAGCCGTCCGTGTAGCCGCCACCGCTGGCCGGCTTGGAGGGTGCCAGGAAGAGGCTGGTCATCGTGCTGCCGCCACCGCACACGTCCTTGATGCCCTCGGCGCACGGCAGGTGCCCGTCCAGCTCGATGAAGCTGGTGGGGTTGCCGCCGGTGAAGGCGTAGCGGTTGCTGGTGTACGGATCGGAGCCGAGGCCCATGTCCGCGAGGGCACCGTTGTACATGTCCCGGGTGGTGAAGCGGTTGAGGCCCGGGTTGTAGTTACGGAATCCCATGTCGTAAGTGCCGGACTGGGCGTCCCAGCGCTTGGCGTTGTACCGGTAGGGGTTGTAGCTCTCCTCGGTCGGGTCGCCCGCCTCCGGCTTGTCGATCCCGGTGAACTCGGACTCGTCGTCGTTCCCGTAGGCCGTGTACCCGTAGGTGGCCTTGGTGTCTCCGTCCTTGGTGGTCAGCGTCTCGACGTCGGTGTGGCTGTTGTAGCCGTAGAAGCCGTCCTCGCTCGTCCCGTCGGTGTTGTGCTTGACCTGGGACAGGCGCTCGCCCCACGGGCTGTACTGGTACGACTTGGTCAGCTCGCCGGCCACCTTCTCGTCCAGCACCTCGCCGGAAAGGCCGAGGTAGTCGAAGTCGGTGGTCTTGGCGTCCACGGTCTTGGTCGCCGTGCGGTCCAGCGGATCGTAGGTGTACTTGGTGGTCTTCTCGGCCCCGGCGTCATCGAGGCTCGTGCTCTCGGTGACGTGATCGAAGCCGTCGTAGACGGTGCGCTCAACGACCTTGCCCCCGCTGGTCACCGACTGCTGGCGGCCGAACGGGTCGTAGTCGTACGTGGCCGTGGCCCCCGCGGTGGTCGCGGACAGCAGTCGGTTGCGGTCGTAGTCGTACGTGGTCGTGTCGCCCTTGACGGTCTGGGACACGACATTGGCGTTGTCGTCGTGGGTGTACGTGTCGGTGCCCGCGCCGGTTCCGGTCTTGACCGACTTGGAGAGCCGGTCGGCCGGGTCGTAGGTGTAGGCGGTGGTGGAGGCGAGGTACGCCGTGTTGTTGTCGGCGTTCATCTTCTTCGCCACGTCCTGCGACTTGTTGCCGTTCGGGTCGTAGGTGTAGGTGTGCGACGACACCAGGGTGCCGTTGGCCTTCTTCTCGGCCTGGGTCCTGACGACACCGTCGAGGTAGTAGGTGAGATCGACTGTGTTGCCGTTGGCCTTGGTCTCCTTGAGCCGCTGCCCGCGGTCGGTGTACGCGTACGACGTGACCTTGGGCGCCGTGTCGGTTGCGGTCTTGCCGACCGACACCGTCTTCACGAGGTCCCGGAGGTCGTAGGTGTAGGTGGAGTATTGGTCGGGATGGACCACCGTCTCCGGCTTGCCGTTGGCGTCGTAGGTGTAGGAGGTGGACTCCTTCTCCTGGCCCGCCAGCGCCTCGGTCGCCCGGTTGGCCCAGCGCGGACGCCGGCTGTCCCACTCGGCCCGCAGGTGATCACCGAAGCGAACCACAGCCGCGTACGGAAGGTCCCCGCATCGGCCTGTGCCCCGGTCGCCGATGCGCACTGCGGGATCCGCGACGGTGCCTGGGCGGTGAATGCGTACGGGGCGCTCGATGTGCGTCGACCGGCCAGTAGTCCGGAGCAGCCTCGCGACCTCGCTGTTTGCCGTAGGAGTAAAACTATTTCCCCCGAGCGAATGCTTCGTATAGGGAAACTCTTGTCGATGCCGTCCGTGCGAGGCTGCCTCGCTCCTTGAACTACAAAGCAACTTCCTTGAGGGCCTCGCTGCCCGCGCATAGCCTCCACTCGCAGAAGCCGATAAGGCCGTACTGCCCAGTCGTGGTCGCGTACTTCCTCCGTCTCCGCCGTCAGTCTTTCGTGCGACTCGGGAAACGGGCGCAAATCGATTCGAGCTGCGACTGCGTGACCGCACAAGGAAACGATGTGGAGATTGAGTAATGCTACCCAATGCGTTGGAAAAAGCGATGTACGGCGTGTATGCGACCACCGCGGTGCATTTGGCGGGCAAGCACGGTGTTTTCGGTCTCCTCATAGCCGAGGAGGCGTCCACCGGCAAGATCGCCAGTGAACTCGGGCTCGACGAGGAGACCCTTGACCGGCTGCTGATCCTCCTCGACTCCTTCGGCGTCATCGAGCAGAACGAGCACGGTGCGTACCGCATCTCCGCGGAGATGGCGCCCTTCCTCGACCCTGGGAGTTCACGCTCGGTCGGCGGCTTCCTCAACCATGTGATGAACAGCACCCTCGGCCGGCTGCCGCAGCTGGACAGCTACCTGACGGCCGGGAAGTCGGCCGTGGACGCCGCCCTGCCTGCCCCGTTCGACGTCATGTACAGGACTCCGAAACTCACCGAGGAGTTCCTGGAGGCCATGTGGCAGCTCACCTACGACGTCTCCCGCGAACTGGTACCCATGGCCGGGCTGGCCGAGGTCCGGCATCTGGTGGACATCGGCGGCGCGAGCGGGCCGTTCTGCGTGGCCGCGCTGGAGGCGACCCCCGGCCTGAGCGCCACGGTGTTCGAGCTGCCCGAGGTCGGCCCTCATGTGGCTGACACCGTCGAGCGGTACGGCCTGCACGGCAGGCTGGACTTCGCCGCCGGTGACTTCCACCAGGACGAGTTCCCGCCGACCGAGTGTGTCGCGTTCGGCTACATCCTCTCCGGCTGGACCGACGAGATCGGCCTGGAGCTGCTGCGCAAGGCGCATCGCGCGTGCGTCGACGGCGGCCGGGTCCTGATCATGGACCGCCTGTTCGACGACGACCGCCGCGGGCCGCTGCCCACCGCCGTGATGAACCTGTCGATGCACGTCGAGGCGAAGGGCCGGCACAGGACCGCGGCCGAGTACGTCGGCCTGCTGGAGAGCGCGGGGTTCGTCGACTGCGAGGTGCATCGGACCTCGCAGGACAAGCAGTTGGTCATCGGTCACAAGAGATGAGACGTCATGCCGCGGCTCGATGACGGCCCGTGGCTCCGAGCGCAGCCCTGGAGGACAGATGGAGACCGGACTGGCGTCCTTGCAATTCCCGGGACGGTGCGACGAGGTCATACAGCTTCAACAGAGGGCGGGCCGAGGTGCGC belongs to Streptomyces finlayi and includes:
- a CDS encoding methyltransferase — translated: MYGVYATTAVHLAGKHGVFGLLIAEEASTGKIASELGLDEETLDRLLILLDSFGVIEQNEHGAYRISAEMAPFLDPGSSRSVGGFLNHVMNSTLGRLPQLDSYLTAGKSAVDAALPAPFDVMYRTPKLTEEFLEAMWQLTYDVSRELVPMAGLAEVRHLVDIGGASGPFCVAALEATPGLSATVFELPEVGPHVADTVERYGLHGRLDFAAGDFHQDEFPPTECVAFGYILSGWTDEIGLELLRKAHRACVDGGRVLIMDRLFDDDRRGPLPTAVMNLSMHVEAKGRHRTAAEYVGLLESAGFVDCEVHRTSQDKQLVIGHKR
- a CDS encoding IS3 family transposase, whose amino-acid sequence is MDEAFTGVEAQLGITAACRLTGRSRATHYRRLRPPPPREERAPQVQPSALSDEERAVVLELMNGEEYAELAPAQIWARELDAGRYHCSVSTMYRILREQGQSGERRRQATHPARTVPELVATGPSQVFTWDITKAAGPVKGVWYHAYVIIDIFSRYIVGHTVEAAESATRAEELIRETITRNGIVPETVHADRGTSMTSKKVSQLLIDLGVTRSHSRPKVSNDNPYSEAHFKTTKYMSDYPERFDSLTHAREWFDAFIAYYNHEHRHSGIGWHTPASVHFGTAEEVRDQRAVTLAEAYARHPERFGRRPRPPQIPQTAWINDPAKRREPAPQTP
- a CDS encoding FGGY family carbohydrate kinase: MGIVAGLDSSSAFTHIVVCDTDTGAVLRQGYAAHPVEAKATEVDPQVWLLSLGEAASGGLLEGVQAIGVSAQQHGLLPLDHQGNLVRPALLGNDRRAQVSAADLIDGLGGRQPWAEAVGAVPQAAQPVAKLRWLARTEPENAQRVAAVMQPHDWLVWQLLGRPARRTTDRGAASGTGYWSAGSGSYRPDLVELALGRQASLPEVLGPSESAGTTPEGLLISAGTGETMAAAFGLGVCVGDAVVSLGASGSVMAVHHEALADPTGMITSFADATGMHLPVVHTSNAVRALRGTAEMLGVEGLEELSELALKSTPGASGLVLLPYLEGERTPQLPHTAGTLCGLRRESMKPEHLARAAFEGMLCSLADALDVLRRRGVEVRRVFLLGAAAELPAVQALAPAVFGTQVVVPQPAEYAALGAARQAAWALGVSQGTLDPRTPPAWQGASAQVLEPGEELSVGRAVRQQYEATRDQIHPGAFGGPA
- a CDS encoding YtxH domain-containing protein, with product MRYRLTFIAGLALGYVLGTRAGRERYEQLKRSAQQLARNPAVRNAAESAAQGGREFAGKAYHSVSEKVGDTVGDRVPASVADRMRSLRDRSAHNGGDDWGTTNT
- a CDS encoding transposase; the encoded protein is MTSTNPTGSDPAPRPKRRSFSPEYKLRIVAEYDAAPKNEKGAVLRRERLYHSHVTEWRAARDAGALEKLVDKRTSPARPKKPAAETENEKLRRQVERLEKELARNKAALEVMGKASALLEMISESAD